One part of the Anopheles coustani chromosome 2, idAnoCousDA_361_x.2, whole genome shotgun sequence genome encodes these proteins:
- the LOC131264273 gene encoding gamma-butyrobetaine dioxygenase-like encodes MFSQLTVSGSSCDALMTKPCQRTFGTSETARNRLLRSKSDEAVRLADPAPTSSRPLISVASFDAASSRVVLNVVPSASAGSATERFEFPGVWLRDNCQCAECFHRGSTSRVLNWETFDVDRARVEDVRVQDGGHALEVLWEEGHRSVYELSWLLARSFREGDTREYLREWYRPDPVLWGAGRFEAGEVLQEFQFQEVLHEDEVLRRWIEALIRSGVVMIKGAPLTEHECRRLAERVGFIRKTHYGEEFIVKAKEGTSNVAYLSTPLQMHTDLPYYDYKPGCNLLHCLVQSTNTVGGENLIADGFYVAERMRHDHPDDFRLLAETLVNWSDLGEDEGGAFHSIYRAPVICIGRDGRLERINHSVPQRDSHFSVPLDRVERWYRAMQRFVAILHREAVKFRTSPGDILTFSNVRMVHGRTGYTDTSGNTRHIVGAYLDWDEIYSRWRVLKAAATKNTNL; translated from the exons ATGTTTAGTCAACTAACCGTATCCGGTTCCTCCTGTGATGCCCTTATGACAAAGCCATGTCAGCGCACTTTTGGTACCTCCGAAACGGCTCGCAATCGCCTGCTGCGGTCAAAGTCCGACGAGGCGGTCCGTCTCGCTGATCCGGCACCGACGTCATCGCGTCCACTGATAAGCGTTGCCTCCTTCGATGCGGCGAGTTCGCGTGTGGTGTTGAACGTTGTGCCGTCCGCTTCGGCCGGTTCAGCAACGGAACGGTTCGAATTTCCCGGCGTCTGGCTGCGGGACAACTGCCAGTGTGCCGAGTGCTTCCACCGCGGATCGACGAGTCGCGTGCTGAACTGGGAGACGTTCGATGTGGACCGGGCGCGGGTGGAGGACGTGCGGGTGCAGGACGGTGGCCATGCACTGGAGGTACTCTGGGAGGAGGGTCATCGGTCGGTGTACGAGTTGTCGTGGCTGCTAGCTCGAAGCTTTCGCGAAGGGGACACGCGGGAGTACCTGCGCGAATGGTACCGTCCGGATCCGGTGTTGTGGGGCGCGGGACGGTTCGAGGCCGGCGAGGTACTGCAGGAGTTCCAGTTCCAGGAGGTTCTGCACGAGGATGAAGTTTTGCGACGGTGGATCGAAGCGTTGATCCGGTCCGGGGTGGTCATGATCAAGGGAGCACCGCTGACGGAGCACGAATGTCGCCGGTTGGCCGAGCGGGTTGGATTTATCCGAAAAACACACTACGG TGAGGAATTCATCGTGAAAGCTAAGGAGGGCACCAGCAACGTGGCGTACCTTTCCACCCCCCTGCAGATGCACACCGACCTGCCCTACTACGACTACAAACCGGGTTGCAATCTGTTGCACTGTCTGGTGCAGTCCACGAACACCGTTGGCGGGGAGAACCTGATCGCGGATGGGTTCTACGTGGCGGAACGGATGCGCCACGACCATCCGGATGACTTTCGGCTGCTGGCGGAAACGCTCGTCAACTGGAGTGACCTGGGCGAGGACGAAGGGGGTGCCTTCCACAGTATCTACCGTGCGCCGGTCATCTG CATCGGTCGTGATGGCCGTCTCGAGCGGATTAATCACAGCGTACCCCAGCGCGACAGTCACTTCAGTGTGCCGTTGGATCGGGTCGAACGGTGGTACCGGGCGATGCAACGCTTCGTGGCCATACTGCACCGGGAAGCGGTAAAGTTTCGGACGTCTCCGGGCGACATTCTTACGTTCAGCAACGTACGCATGGTACACGGGCGAACGGGGTACACCGACACGTCCGGGAACACCCGGCACATCGTGGGCGCCTATCTCGATTGGGACGAAATCTACTCCCGCTGGCGGGTGCTTAAAGCGGCGGCAACGAAAAACACTAATctctaa